The Tolypothrix sp. PCC 7712 region GGCAAAAGCAAGAATAAATATATGTAGAAGAAAAGGCAGATAAAAAGAAATCCAAATAGATTAAAAACAGATAAGTATTCAAAAATTAATACCCAGAAAGTGAGTAAAAATAATCCATTTCCTAGCAAGAGAATAATAGGAATCAACCAACTAGTATAGTGACGTAATTGCTCGGGAGGAATTTCTATAGTTAATTCTGCTTCGGTTTTATGGAAGATAATAGAACTGTTTTTTGGTCGCTGGGATCTTGTTAAAGACAAATGGGATATAACATCTGGAATCTGTTTTTCTCCTCGCAATACAGCTAAGGCTAAATTGGCTGAGAGAAATCTGTCATCACTGACTGGCTCCAGGATAATGTCCAACCAGTTAGCAAAATCTGGGGAAATGCGAACATGGGGACGGAAATCTATTTTGAGATGGCGCTGTGGTAAATCTGCTGGGGATTTTCCAGTCAGCAAGAAAAGTAGTGTAGTTCCCAAGCCATATAAATCTGTTGCTAACACAGCTTGTCCGCGAAACTGTTCAGGAGCCATATAGCCATAGGTTCCTACTACTGTGCTGCCACCTGTGACTGTATTGTGATAGGTATCTTGTACTGCACCAAAATCTACTAAAAATATATCTCCCTGATCTTTTGCTGTTGGGGAAAAGTTGAGGATAATATTCTGAGGCTTAATATCGCGGTGAATAACTGGGGGTTTGAGGGATTGTAAGTAAATCAGAATTTCTAAAACTTGTATGGCGATGTGTCGAACTTGCTTTTCTTGGGGTTTCCAACCATTTTCTATTAATGTGGCTAGAGATTTACCTGGCGCAAGTTGTTGAGCAATATAAAAGAATCTGTCAGAGCCTGTGTCTACTTGAAAATAATCTAGATAGCGAGGAATTGCTAGATGATAGAGTTGGGAGAGAATTTTTGCTTCTCTTTCAAACAATTCTATTTTTTTCCAGTCACTCATCCGCCGGAATGACAAAGCTTTCAGCGCCACGCGATGGTCGCTTTGCGAACCGGCGTTCGCGTAGCGTCTCGCAGAGAAGCCATCGCCACTCTCTAAATCTTCGGCTGCATACGTAATACCTACCCCACCTTGTCCCAAAATTTCTAAGATGCGGTAGCGTTGTTGAATTATGTCTCCTGGTTGATGTATTAATTCCATAGATGCTTGATTTCTGGTTACTCCTTCGCGCCGTTCTTTTTCAAAATGTCGGCGATCGCCTGATTCTCTGAAGAGAGTTTTTTATCTTTTGGATCGCCAATATACTTTTTAGAGATCAATTGCAATGGTGTGTTACCATCTTTATCCTCAGCGTTGACATTTGCGCCCTGTTTCAGCAATTGTTCGATAGTTGTTGTTTCGTAACTGTAACTTAATACTGCTTGATGCAGTGGAGTTCTGCCTTGATTATCTGTGGCGTTGATATTCACTCCCCCTTTAATTAGCTGTTGGATAAGTTGAGGGTCTGTGTTAACTCTGCCATAGACTGACTGATTAGTTTTAGATATGGCTAAATGTAGTAAAGTTGCACCACTGCGATCGCGCTGATTGATATCTCCACCTGATTTGAGCAGTAGTTTGATGATTTGCAGTTGGGAGTTTTGCACTGCTAATTGTAGAGGGGTTTTACCTTCTTGATTCTGGAGGTTAATATCTGCACCTTTAGCAATTAACATTTCGGCTATTTGGTAGTTATCTCTCGGAATATATGGATTGAATGGATCAAGAAATAGTAGGTGTAAGGGTGTATTACCCTGACGATCTGGAAGTTTCACATCCGCACCTTGAGTGATTAAAAATTTCGTTCCCTCAAGGTTATAACGACGAATTGTGCATACTAACAAAGACATCCGCTCATTGTCACCATTCGGCGATGACTCCATCACTAAAGCATTGGCATTATGTACTTGGTGATAATAGTCTTTGATAGTATCAATATTTTCACATATATTAGAAAGTGGTATAATTCCAAACATACCCAAGATTAGCCATTTGTGAGCATTCAGCAGAGCGATCGCCATTGTCGATGTAGCAATAGTTGCTCCTACTCCAGCGATGGTTTTCCAAGATATAGGAGTGCTGGCCTTAGCAGCGATCGCCTGCTCACCACTTAAAGCTGCTAAAGCTTCAACAGCAGAACTAAAACGTTCTTCCACATCCGGCTCTAACATTTTCTCTAACCAGTCAGCAAATTCATCACTAATCTGCACATGGTGACGAAAGTCAATCTTCAGCCGTTCCATTGGCAAATCAGCCGGAGAACGGTGCGTTAGTAAGAAAAGTATCGTTGCTCCCAAACCATACAAATCAGTAGCAGGTACAGCTTGCCCCCGAAACTGCTCTGGAGCCATATAACCATATGTTCCTACTACCGTACTACCACGCATAAAGGTATTATAATAGGTATTCTGTACTGCACCAAAATCTACTAAGTAAACCTTTCCATCATCACGGCGGATAATATTTTGGGGTTTGATGTCCCGATGGATCACAACGGGATTGAGGGAGTGGAGATAGACGAGAATTTCTAAGATTTGCGTGGCTATATATCTAACTTCTTCTTCTGTAGTGCGCCAACCATCAGCAATTAAGGCTGCTAAAGATTTTCCTGGCGCTTGTGCTTGGACTATGTAGAAACAATGCTCTAATGTAGTCTCTGTGTGAAAATAGCCTAGATAACTGGGAATTGCCTGATGATGGAGTTGTGCGAGAATTTTCGCCTCTCGTTCAAACAACTCCATCAGCTTCCAATCATTCAACCGATGCAGTGATAAGGCTTTCAATGCTACCAACTGATGGCTATCTGTATCAAGAGCTAAGTATGTAGTACCGCTACCACCTTCCCCCAAAATTTTGATGATACGGTATCGCTCGGCAACAATATCTTCTGGTTGATGCAGCAGTTCCATAGGATTTACACAGTTGGCATAGCGGTGTTGATGATTTATGCTACACCTTGGGTTGAGTAAATTCCAGTAGCTTGCGTCCAGCTTGACCGAAGAGATTTTAGATTTTAGATTTTAGATTAAATCTAAAATCTAAAATCTAAAATCCAAAATTGTCTCGGTCATCACCTTCACTCCAGGTTTACCCAAACTGCCCATTTTTTCCAGTAGGCTTTGTACAATTTCCATATAGCTATCGTAAGGAGTGCTTGTTTCTTCTAATCAGCACCCTAATGGATCGATAGCTTTCTTGTCGATTGGTTCAACTCAAAACTGTCCGGAGTATTGACATATGAACTCCACCTGTTAAATCAAGATGATTTTCTGATCTGGGA contains the following coding sequences:
- a CDS encoding serine/threonine protein kinase, giving the protein MELIHQPGDIIQQRYRILEILGQGGVGITYAAEDLESGDGFSARRYANAGSQSDHRVALKALSFRRMSDWKKIELFEREAKILSQLYHLAIPRYLDYFQVDTGSDRFFYIAQQLAPGKSLATLIENGWKPQEKQVRHIAIQVLEILIYLQSLKPPVIHRDIKPQNIILNFSPTAKDQGDIFLVDFGAVQDTYHNTVTGGSTVVGTYGYMAPEQFRGQAVLATDLYGLGTTLLFLLTGKSPADLPQRHLKIDFRPHVRISPDFANWLDIILEPVSDDRFLSANLALAVLRGEKQIPDVISHLSLTRSQRPKNSSIIFHKTEAELTIEIPPEQLRHYTSWLIPIILLLGNGLFLLTFWVLIFEYLSVFNLFGFLFICLFFYIYLFLLLPRIADYVLSPISKTRIKINQNGFYLKRWLLVWSFQNCHEYVLDIKDIIAKPMQPITVSVFNQTLRKYRFASLLSTSEKKWIVWEIRAFLDKLS
- a CDS encoding protein kinase domain-containing protein, translated to MELLHQPEDIVAERYRIIKILGEGGSGTTYLALDTDSHQLVALKALSLHRLNDWKLMELFEREAKILAQLHHQAIPSYLGYFHTETTLEHCFYIVQAQAPGKSLAALIADGWRTTEEEVRYIATQILEILVYLHSLNPVVIHRDIKPQNIIRRDDGKVYLVDFGAVQNTYYNTFMRGSTVVGTYGYMAPEQFRGQAVPATDLYGLGATILFLLTHRSPADLPMERLKIDFRHHVQISDEFADWLEKMLEPDVEERFSSAVEALAALSGEQAIAAKASTPISWKTIAGVGATIATSTMAIALLNAHKWLILGMFGIIPLSNICENIDTIKDYYHQVHNANALVMESSPNGDNERMSLLVCTIRRYNLEGTKFLITQGADVKLPDRQGNTPLHLLFLDPFNPYIPRDNYQIAEMLIAKGADINLQNQEGKTPLQLAVQNSQLQIIKLLLKSGGDINQRDRSGATLLHLAISKTNQSVYGRVNTDPQLIQQLIKGGVNINATDNQGRTPLHQAVLSYSYETTTIEQLLKQGANVNAEDKDGNTPLQLISKKYIGDPKDKKLSSENQAIADILKKNGAKE